A single Musa acuminata AAA Group cultivar baxijiao chromosome BXJ2-1, Cavendish_Baxijiao_AAA, whole genome shotgun sequence DNA region contains:
- the LOC135597917 gene encoding polygalacturonase-like: MECGMRGTREGNDSDPRGSIPARSNNLQRAMQRHNGDASERVVEDSTDKELLHGLTTNAKRQMIANPYPCFVTNATIKSISSIDSKFFHIHVFESRNIIFDSIKISAPQDSPNTDGIHIADSTNIQVANSVIGTGDDCISIGPGCTNLTIFKVLCGPGHGISVGSLGKNAGEKDVIGLNVSNCNLTGTTNGLRIKTFQSSPSRLKATDFVFEHIIMNNVYNPIIINQNYCPSANCPKKDPSLVKIKNIKYRNIVGTFLSPVAYNLVCSEVAPCEGVELSDISLKYNGNEKQPKNASICVHVYGSSNGNVKPDPCI, encoded by the exons ATGGAGTGCGGCATGCGCGGCACAAGGGAAGGCAACGATAGTGATCCCAGAGGGAGCATACCTGCTCGGTCCAACAATCTTCAAAGGGCCATGCAAAGGCataatggtgatgcaagtgaaagg GTGGTGGAAGATTCAACggacaaggagcttctgcatggccttacAACCAATGCAAAAAGACAAATGATTGCAAACCCTTACCCATG TTTCGTCACGAACGCAACCATCAAAAGCATTTCTTCTATCGACAGCAAGTTCTTCCACATTCATGTCTTTGAATCAAGAAACATTATCTTTGATTCCATCAAGATCAGTGCTCCTCAAGATAGCCCCAACACCGATGGCATTCACATCGCCGACTCGACCAATATCCAGGTTGCCAATTCAGTCATCGGCACCGGTGATGACTGCATCTCCATCGGCCCGGGCTGcaccaatttgaccatctttaaGGTGTTATGCGGCCCAGGCCATGGCATCAGCGTCGGTAGTCTCGGCAAAAATGCTGGTGAGAAAGATGTAATCGGGCTGAACGTGAGTAACTGCAATCTTACCGGTACAACAAATggattgaggatcaagacatttcaatcttctccatctaggttgaaggccactgatttcgtctttgaacacatcatcatgaataatgtcTATAACCCCATCATCATAAATCAGAATTATTGCCCATCTGCTAACTGTCCCAAAAAG GATCCTTCTCTAGTTAAGATCAAGAATATCAAGTACAGGAATATCGTGGGGACCTTTCTCTCGCCAGTAGCTTATAATCTAGTGTGCAGCGAGGTTGCTCCATGTGAGGGCGTGGAGCTCAGTGACATCAGCTTGAAGTACAATGGCAACGAAAAGCAACCCAAAAATGCTTCTATTTGTGTTCATGTCTATGGTAGCTCCAATGGCAATGTGAAACCTGACCCGTGCATCTGA